TCAGGGAGCTTATCCTGACGAACAATTGAAAAATATGAACCAGTGCTGTCATCGGCAATGTCTTGATTTACAGGATCATTAATCCACACATTATCAACCAGAAATTTGTACCGCACTATACGCTCATTATCATTGAAGGGAATGATGTAAAACCAGACGCCATTGTTGCTTCGCTCCATGGGCTGCTTTTTCCAGTATGAAAAATCTCCAGCAATATATACCCGATGAGCACTGCGGTTTTTGTAGGTAATCAAAGTGCCCCGTACTATTTGTGGCATCCCCGGTTTACTATGGGAGACAGTTACCGATGATGGTGGCATGGCCTTTGTAAGGGTGTACAGTGAATAATAGGGAACGCTTTTTGCCGGAGAATAATCACTATTAGAAAAATAACACAGTGAAATGATGAGCATAATCCATTGCAGCGGTTTTGGCATGTACTATAGGCTCCTGTGGCTAAATTTTACGCTTTATAATTGCATATTAATATGTCGATAGGTATAGAGAAAATATTTATATGATTTTATTTAAAATGCATATTAATATATAAAGGGAACTTCTAAAAACTAATTTTACGGATGTTCCCTTTTGGGCACTATATGTTTAGGATAAAACTGCTTTTTATTATATGAATAATTTTGGAAAAAAAGCAGTTTTTAGGGGGGCCATAATTAGCAAAATATGTTTGATTTTTTACATAGAATATGAGTACTATGTTTATGTCACATTATAAACGTTAATCACAGGTGGAAAGAACCCAATATGGCGGTAACTGAAGAGATACAAAATCTGACTCCAGAAGAGGAAGCTGAAATTACGCGGATAGTGGATTCGTTTGATGCTGAACTTGCATCCATTGCTCAAATGCGTGGAAAGGTAAGTGTGATACAGGCTGATTCTACAGCTGCTGATTTTACAATTTCACCCGGGCAACGTGAAGAGGAACAAGAAGGCTTAACTACACCTGAAGTGTATGAAGAGTCTGAAGAGATAGTAGACATAACTGACATGATAGAAGAAGTGCCTGAGGAAATGCCGCCTTCTGTTGAGGAAGAAGCTCTTCCTGAATTTGAAGAGGTAGTTTCAGAAGAAGCATTGCCACAAGAACCTGAAAAAGCTTTTGAAGAAATGTTGCCGGAAGAGTTGCCAGAGGAAATCCCCTCATTTGAAGAAACGAAACTGCCACCAAAGCCAACAAAGAAAGAAGTAAGCCCACTTGATGAACTGGAAGAGCTTACAAAATTTGAGCCTGAGACTGTTGAAGCC
The sequence above is drawn from the Spirochaetota bacterium genome and encodes:
- a CDS encoding glycogen-binding domain-containing protein — encoded protein: MPKPLQWIMLIISLCYFSNSDYSPAKSVPYYSLYTLTKAMPPSSVTVSHSKPGMPQIVRGTLITYKNRSAHRVYIAGDFSYWKKQPMERSNNGVWFYIIPFNDNERIVRYKFLVDNVWINDPVNQDIADDSTGSYFSIVRQDKLPEGTQVSYKILDESIRLVEFRLYAPKASIVALAGDFNNWNPEIDLLQKDKNGIWRLQKRLPKGAFRYNFVVDGVWKLDLYNPHTASNAAGMLCSVIQFP